A stretch of Episyrphus balteatus chromosome 2, idEpiBalt1.1, whole genome shotgun sequence DNA encodes these proteins:
- the LOC129910616 gene encoding uncharacterized protein LOC129910616 — protein MLAVTGQNSCFTKKLLQKPWELTRKISARGHQYGGPKFTKIVPKLVYLHNPLTYVWTQFQLARLRLLWDREFEQDEFCRGTRQSATVMTDCIREQDQLSISNFTTPIGYQQITRDMQLSKNDARLRLVRFRYQDFHRAIPMKVALFKRGENKNCFIDMLFVGMRNTKDFESLQELKLIGKTLNQLENEMKIHPKSDTTRHRILFAEIYMRFFRNYTPSVPKEWSVSFYKIVSFDVLNFRE, from the exons ATGTTGGCAGTGACGGGTCAAAATtcttgttttacaaaaaaattactacaAAAACCTTGGGaattaacaagaaaaatatctgcAAGAGGTCATCAATATGGAGGCCCAAAGTTCACCAAAATTGTTCCCAAGCTTGTTTATCTGCATAATCCTTTGACTTATGTTTGGACACAATTTCAACTTGCTCGACTTCGTCTTTTGTGGGATCGGGAATTTGAACAGGATGAGTTTTGTCGAGGAACAAGACAG tCAGCAACTGTAATGACGGATTGCATTCGTGAACAAGACCAATTAAGCATCAGCAATTTCACAACACCAATTGGTTATCAACAAATTACACGTGACATGCAACTATCAAAAAATGATGCCCGCCTTCGACTTGTTCGATTTAGATATCAAGACTTCCATCGAGCTATTCCTATGAAAGTTGCACTTTTTAAACGCGGAG aaaacaaaaactgtttCATCGATATGTTATTTGTTGGAATGCGAAACACCAAAGATTTTGAAAGTCTCCAAGAACTTAAATTAATTGGCAAAACCCTAAATCAGcttgaaaatgaaatgaaaattcatCCAAAATCCGATACAACTCGTCATAGAATTTTATTTGCTGAAATTTATATGCGTTTCTTTAGAAATTATACTCCAAGTGTTCCGAAAGAGTGGTCAGTATCATTTTACAAAATCGTTTCGTTTGATGTATTGAATTTTAGAGAAtaa